ACTTAGCTGGAAACCAAGGGTGATGGTGATGGGAAGTGACACTGCAGAGTGGGCGGGAGCTAGGGTCTTGGGGACCTCGTCTGCTGGCTTGCAATGCAACCAGCAGACAACTGAAGGCACCAGGGGCTGCGGAGCAAGACTGGCCCCAGACACACCTGAAACCAGACGGTGTGTACTTTCCAGTCTGTTCTTTCCACCCTCCACCTGCTTTCTAACACCCCGACCCTCAGGACTTTCAAGCAACTTTCATGCGGTGTCGCAGCTGGAAAGAACTCTAGCTTGTGTTCCGTGTGTGTACGTTCCAAAATGTGTAACCAAATGAAGTAAATGATTCACGATTATACAAATCAAGGCTGAAACTCAGCCCCGCTCATGTGTTCGTTGCCTGCCATGTTCTAGGCACGGATCTGTACACCGAGGAAAGGTGAGGTGAGGTCCCTTTTCAGATGTGGGGACATTGCTCACTCTAGGGCACCAGCTAATGCCCTGAACTTGGCTTTGGCATTTCCAGCCGGCCTTTTAGAGCCGTTTCAATCCTCTACTGTATTTCACCCCAGGGCGCGCTGTGCCTCCTTCCTGTCCTGCTCCCCTTGTTGCCCTCCCGCCCCCCGACTTGCTGCCCAGTCCTCCTCTCCAAACGTGCTCTCAGAAAAGTATCTGATGCATTAAATCAGTTTTCCAAACCCAGGTTTATGCACTCAGGAGGGTGCAGAAAGGCTTTCGAAGATCCAGGTATGACTCCTTCCAAGGGAAACATTCCCTGATCTTCAAAGATCTTATCAGCTTTTCCTAGAACGtcttcacctttctctctctgcgtTTCAAAACCCGTTCTCCCTCGGTACAAAGGAGGGCATAACTGACCCACCACGTCGGGCAGAGGGAAGGTAGTGTGGGGGCAGCGTCTGtgctgggagagggaaggaaccGTTCTGGGCAGCACGTCCTTTTACAAGTCTGCCTTTTCcaatttatttctttcaacacAACTGAATGGAAGCTGATTGAGTTGTCAGTTAATAGATCAATAAAAACCATTTTGATGACAGATGACTGTGTAATTTCTGGCATATAACTAATAGAAAGTTCAAATAATTTAGTGTTATTACTATAACCGAACGACTTTCATCCCCCGAACTGTGGTGTATCaatgtcatttatttccatgaactAGTTTCCTCGGTATTTATATCTCCAAAATGAAGAGTAAGAAAGGAATGGATTCTGAAACTGCTCTCATTCTGATGATAAGTGGTTTTCATGGATGCACACAAGAATTGAGAAGAAGCACAGTCCTCGTTATTATAAAATGATACgccaataaaaaataagatattttaaaatatgtcctgtatttttattgttttggtgaAATGCATGCTGATTACAGAATAAAATCtaatagaaaattttttcaaaacttttataGCCTCCAGAGTACAAGAGACAAGAAAGACATGCAGATAtagagaaatcaataaaagacttgtaattataaaaatataataccttGAATTATGAGTTcagtgagaaaaattaaagtaaaatttcaatttttttaaagattttatttatttattggactgacagagatcacaagtagcagagaggcaggcagagagagagggggaggcaggcttcccactgagcagagaacctgacgtggggctcgatcccaggaccctaggatcatgacctgagccggagacagaggctttaacccactgagccacccaggcgcccgtaaaattacaattttttaaaattgaaatgcaCTCACGTAATTTTTGAAAGAGGTATTCATCAATATCCCCTCACCAACATGTAGGTATCACTGAGCACATAAGGAGTGACATAATAACCTCATTTAAAATGTCAGTGCTCACATGCGGTGGACATTAGATTTCACACAACTATTTAAAcgtttgataaaaaaaaatgtgatgtccAGTTTACAGTTGGCACGCCCACGTATTGTTGTTTTAGTTTGTCTTTTGTGGTTGGGAGTgggattttgttgttttcaattttttttttttttttttaacttgagtcTCGTTGACACAGAGGGTTACAGGGGTCGAGGAGTACAGCATCCGGAttcagcttctctgtgcctctgtgctcCCCTTGCTTGCAGCTGCCTTCTCTCCCCGCTCAGCAGCGCTGTGACCATGATGTATTGTTTTTTATGTTgcttacagaaaaaaatgggaagtcCCACCAAAAATGAGAGAGCGTGATGATATGTAGCCCGTGATGGAATCTCAGGTCAGATGTTTGTGTCTGTCAGGTGCCCTCCCCCGGCAGTATGGAGAGGACACTGCCGGGCTCAGAGGGGAGGCCAGGGGCATATGATAGTCTCTTCCAATCTGAGGTTTCAACGGCTGCATCCGTTTTGTACTGTTGTAACAAATTCCACACATTTGGTGGCTCAAAATAATGGGGattgattctttctctccttgctGGTGAGCCGTGTGAAATCAACGTGCCAGGTGTCGGCCGAGTCACACCCCCTCCGAGGGCTCCAGGGCAGAATCCACCCCTTGCCTCTGGTGGCCGCTGGCGTGCCTCGGGTCGTAGTCCCTGGGCTTCCAGTCCTCCGGGCCAGCGTCGCCAAATCTCGCTCCGTTCCACCTCCGCAgttccttctctgtgtgtccaGCTCacgtttctctctgcctgtctctcataAGGACCCTTGACATTGCATTTAAGGTGCACCTGAATGGTCCAGGATAGACCACCGTCTCAATACCCTTACTGTTGTCACACCCGCAGAGACTGTCAGCGGCTGTAATATGTACAGGTTCCGGAGCTTGGGTGTGGGCACTTTGGGGGGGTCCATATTTCAACCTCCACACCAGCCCTGCAAGGAGACAAGCTAATTCTAGCACAGAAAATGTACTCAAAAATAGTtgtaaaatgaatggaaaaataattctttgttgggctcactctctctctctcagattaattaattaactagttatttaattaattttaaaagaatgaggcacctgggtagctcagttgatggaacatctgactcttgatttctgctcaggtcacgatctcagggttgtgaaatcaagtccATGGTTGGGGGGGGGCTACATGCCAAATGTGGAGGCcactcaggattctctctctctctccctctgtcccactccTCCACCactggcactctctctctgtaaaaaataataataattttttttttaaaaaaagaactcttttagCTCATCTCTACTGAATTATTTCTCTAACTGTGCATGGATATTTGGGAAATATCCAGGCTGCCTAGCCTACAGCTCAGTGATGTCCTCGACCTACCACTTCCTCTTTCCCCGGAGAGAGAAGCCCTCAGTCTCCAGCTAGctatccctcctttttttttattcattcactcaacaaatactgagTCCAGATGCTCTGGGGCTTACAGTTTTGCAGGGAGTGAAGGAAGAGCATGtcatggataagaaaacaaaaatggaaatagtaagaCCGGTATGACAAGCATTTATCAAATATCCACTGCCGTTAGATTGCTGAATTATCAAGTACAATCCTCAAGTCTGAGAACTCTTCCCTTGAGCTGGGAGATGAAACAGCGAGGTGAAGGCACTAAAAGATGTCGCGGTAATTGATAGCGTACTACCGAGCGCCTTCGCAAGGTTGTTACCTGGGGTTGCGCGGGAGGGTAGCAGTTTGGTCCTCCTGTCTCTCAACATCTTGCTCTTCCTGTTGTTTTTCAGGTAGGCAGGTGGACGGAGACGATGGGAAATTTGAGTGGAGGCCACGTCGCGGAGTTTGTCTTGGTGGGCTTCCCTACCTCGCCACCCTTCCAACTACTCCTCTTTGTCCTCTTCCTCGCAATTTACCTGCTGACACTGTTGGAGAACGCGCTCATCGTTTCTACAATCTGGCTCACTCCAAGCCTCCACCGCCCGATGTACTTTTTCCTCGCCCACCTCTCCTTCTTGGAGCTGTGGTACATCAATGTCACGGTTCCCCGTCTTCTGGGAGCATTTCTCACCCAGGACCGAAGAGTGTCCTATGTAGGCTGCATGACCCAGCTCTACTTCTTCATTGCCCTGGCCTGCACTGAATGTGTCTTGCTCGCGgtcatggcctatgaccgctaccTGGCCATCTGTGAGCCCCTCCGGTACCCCACTCTCATGCCTTCCAGCCTGGCGATTCGCCTTGCAGCTTCCTCGTGGGGTAGTGGTTTCTTCAGCTCCATGATGAAGCTTCTTTTCATTTCCCGACTGTCCTACTGTGGACCCAACATCATCAACCACTTCTTCTGTGATATCTCTCCCCTACTCAACCTCACCTGCTCTGACAAGGAGCAAGCAGAACTGGTAGACTTCCTCTTGGCCCTGGTGAtgatccttctccctctgttggcTGTGGTTTCATCATACGCTGCCATCATCGCCGCCATCGTGAGAATTCCTACTGCCCAGGGCCGTCGCaaggccttctccacctgtgcCTCTCACCTGGCAGTGGTTGTCATCTACTATTCCTCCACCCTCTTCACCTATGCGCGGCCCCGGGCCATGTACACCTTCAACCACAACAAGATCATCTCTGTGCTCTACACCGTCATTGTGCCATTCCTCAATCCAGCCATCTACTGCCTGAGGAACAAGGAGGTGAAGGATGCTCTCAGAAAGTCGGTCCTGGGCAGATGCCACTATTCTAGGGATGTTCCAGATTGATGTGCAGCAGAACctagcaggcaggcaggcaggaacaGCGTCTTAGTAGTGCCACGTCAAGGAATCATAAAATAGGCTCAGAGGGAACATAAGTATCAATTAGTAGGTGGTTCTGCTAAATAGCCTCTGGGAATCTCTTGACACAAACAAACGTTTATGAGTCATTGATCTTGAACAGGTTTTCTGAACTAAAGTTGAGTTAGCTGCATACGAATCTCCTGGGGGTTGGTTAAGATGcaaattcccagaaaaaaaaaaaaaagtctgtagaGGGTCTGATAGAGTATGTCTAGGTTACAACTCTGCTGTGCACAGTTTTCAACTTCATAGCAACTCTTGGTTCATAGCTAGTTGGAGATTCCCTACTTTAGATCAACCCTCTTatattacaaatgagaaaataaaagaaaggggacTTACAGATGGATATGTCAAGGTGATATACGCTTTATCGCAGCAGTTTCAAAGATCCAAATTCTCAAATCCCATTATTGCACCCCAAGAACTGACACTCATGTCACCTAATCAATACTCTGCACCTCTACAAGTCTTACACCCTCTGCAAGGCAAGGAGGAGGAAACTGTCACGTCGATGCTCAGCTATATGTGCACCAATCTGAACACGGCCCCATATTCACCGGCCTCTCCCGTCTTTGACTCTCCCTTCTATGATTGACATAATGAGTATTGATTTCGGAGTCAACAAAATGCAGTCGAAATCTTGTATATAGGTTGCTCTCAGAATCTTCTCCAGCGCTCGGGACAGTTTCTGCTTTAATTAGTTGGTACCTGGGTTATACCcgttgctaaatattttttaagttttgctcCTGAAGCAAATGAGCACAAGAGCagaaaatgtctctctctctcttttttaaagattttatttatttatttgacagagagagagagagagtgagagaggaaagacaaacacggggagtgggagagggagaagcaggcttcctgctgagcaggggggcctgatgcagggctcgatcccaggactatgggatcatgacctgagctgaaggcaaatgcttaacaacctgagtcacccaggcgccctaagagtAGAAAATGTCTTAATAAGAgagggaatgaaggaatgagatATGGGATGCAGGTATCTCCCTTAGAGTGAGTGAGATGCCTCAGATTCAAAGCCTGAACTATATACATTCTTTCGAGTTTCTTTGAGTTTTGGAAACTTGCTTGAATTGCTTAGGGAGATTTTCACACCCTGACTCAAGGTTACGTTTTGCGCATGTGAACCACGTTGGATGTTTCTTTAGTTGTGGGATatgtagaataataataatgataaaaaattgtAGTGAACAAATACTCGTAAATACAAATTGTGTTTAAAACAATTTGTGAGGGAAAAAGATGATTGTTTATTAAAGAAAACTACTTGGTCAATAatcattttgggttttccaggttctaaaatgaaataataaaagcaacaaagaaatctgacccttttaaaaatataagttactTTATTTTCATGGAATTTCTAAATAGCCTTTTAAAGAAACATTGCTGAGATTGGCTCCATGGAGCTTTGCCTCACTATGCTCTCTTTTCCATTCATAGAGCTATGGAAGACCTGGTGTTTTATGCTAAGAATTTTGCTCCTAAAACCAAGAAATCTCACTTGGATCTTAGTTTTACCTCTACGTTGTCCCTGTTACAATGAAAATATTATCACCTACCTCATATGCTTGCTGTGAATATCAACTAGTGTACCTGGGAGTGAAGTGTTAACATCTTTTCTCTTCGTAGGTAAATTTCACCttggatcacttttttttttttttccttcccccagcTTTCCTGAACTACAACTGACAAATAAAACTGTAAGGTATTGAAAGCGTATAATGTGACAACTTGATATTCATATACACCGGGAAAGAATTCACCTTCTGTGAACTTTCTAGCTCAGGGCTCTTGGAAGCCTGGTAAATGTTGCTAAGCAACACTGCATATGGTACAAATGAGGTCCAATGAGCAAAAGTCCTTTGGATTGGGAGAACGATGAAAAGTATTATAGGTAACTGGGTGTAAGTTACAGCTCCAGGCTGCTTTCGTAACTTGGCGTGCCTTTTGCTGGGAACCCTGGAAACCATGGACCCCACAGAGCTTTTAGAAGAGACGATAGCTCTTCTGGGGCTTGAGAGTTCCAAATCGAGGCGGACCATGTGCTCCTGTGTGTGAATCTCATGGCCTCTCCCTTGCCCTATGAACTTGAAGCCCGGAGACAAAGCCCCATCTGTTTTCAGTACTCCTTCCACGGGAGAGAAATTCCTGAAGCTGCCTGCCTGCGTGTTGTGTCTCTGTCCTCTATTTCTCTAAGTGACACTGAAGCCAAGGGTGGCCTTTGATTATTTGGTGAAGACTCATCTTCCGGCATGTAATAGCTAATGTGCAGTAACTATTTAATAAATGCTAAGCCCCatctttattatcattttgtCATAAATCATATGATTATGCACTTCTAAAAGATGTGTCTGTTTTACTAACCATGAATGGAGATTGGAGGACTGAGCAGGTCCTCGAGACCATTACGTGGAAAGCTAAGCTCAGAGCACCCTTTGTAATTATGTGGAAAGGGTGATAAATTGATTAGAAAACTCAGCATTTCCAATACCAAATCACTCAATATCACAACTCAATATCACAGCTCGTCATTGAGTTGACTCGGTAAGGTTTGCACTCCCTTCAAAGATGATCGGAATGGATCATAACTTTATTAGAATATTAGCATAGAACGTTAATCTCTTCCTAGCCATTTTGGTCTTGGATTTTGTGCTTGATACCAACCTTCTTGGAAGGAAGAGCTAGAGAAGGTCAGATGGCCTTCATGTATGGTTCTCGTCTGGTCATCTCTTCCCAGCAGGAGGTGGAAGCCCTTCTTGTTTGCTCTTCATCTAGTGTGAGAGGTGCCCAAGGTGTACTCACTGGGGTGGATGGCTCATTTTTCTTTGCTATGACAACCCAGTAGTCCACGAGGTAACAGACACAAGGAAGGGTGGTCAGCTCACTGAGCCTGGAGATGcagaaacacatgaaaatcaTGGGTCTTTGATACCATGGTGGAGAAGCAGAACCAGCACCAGCTAATTCCTGTATcctagttggtttttttttttaatgtttattttgtttattttagagggagggagagtaggtgagtggggggaaaggctgagggagaggaagacggaaccctcaagcagactccccagggagcatgaagcccaacacggggcttgatcccaggaccctgagatcatggcctgagatgaAATCTTAGAGtgggctgcttaactgactaagccacccagggatctcccgagttctgtttattttttaaaatcaaacgaTAAAAAATCAATCCCCATTTGTTGGAGTCATTGTAATTtgtgctttctttcattttcaactttATATGCCTGATGTAATAGATTTATCTGCTTTTTGCCTTGCATTCTTTGAGaagttttcaaatgatttttagttttagatttttaaaattttttcaaatgacatatatTTAACTAAGTTGCCAGATTAAGATGGTGACATCTCCCTCCACACCTCCTATTTTGTCTTTCCAGGAAGTGTGAGATTTATTGTCTCTTTAAAGTTGTAATTCACAGGCTAGCCGGAGAGTGGTGGGTTAATTCCCAGACACTATACCTAGGATTCCAGTAGCTACTGCAAGTAAGTTCTACGTTCTTTTATGTTgccacactttattttatttcgttttgttttatttcctcttctttaggTTATGAACATCCACTCAGTGGAGCCAACTTTTCACCAGAGAGAGATAGCAGAAAGGGAATAAGAGAAGAGCCTGTGTTCATTATGattctttaaataaacttcatttattttaaaacagggGCACTCTTCATCACAATAACTCAGAATGttcttgcatttaaaaagaaaacataaattgtgtgattttttattcataaaacagTGCATAAAAGCACACAATGTGGTTATCTGCCTCAAAATTTTTATATTGAGAGGAAATAGAAAGCACAATTTTCAGAAACAACtataaaatacaaggaaaaatgtGAATTTCTCCAGTAAACTTCAacctttacatttaaaaattactctatttctttttactaAAGCTAAGCACATAATTATACTAAAACATAATGATCTTGAATACGGTTCAGAGTCAGACATATTACAGTACAAAAGCTCTGTGCTTTTTCTCACTCAATTCAAAGCTATAGGCTCTGCCTATCTTTCAATATTATCCCTTaattaactgttctttttttcttctgtgacaaGAAACAATAGAATGAACttagaattccttttttccttcaagcACTCAGAGTTTTAACCATAGCTTTTTTCTTTGTAGCAAGGAATGGTTGTAAATAGTTGTAACAAGAAGggatggtattttgttttattaacttcTGGGTTAATGTTGccattgccttttaaaaatgtagaacatAGTACTTGGAGAGAACTGAGACATGGATTTGCCCACAGAGCTAACAGAGAGCAATGAAAActcatgttttttttgttgttgttgttattgtttgtttgtttttatgtttgtttgttttagttgaATGTATTTGACACAAAACACTGGGTAAATtgaaggtgtacaacatggtactttgatacatttatatattgtaatatgattgtCTTTGTAGCCATATTTGTCACGTTACATGATTATAGTCCCATATTGTTGTCTATATCTATTATACTATGCATTGAAAATTATGGCTTATTTGCTATTCATTGCGAATGTGTACCCTTAAACTCCGTGAGTCTCATCTCCTCACTCCCATTCCCTAATAAACACCATTTTACCAACCATTTTTTATgagtatgactttttttttttaaggattccacatataagtgatgtcatacagtacttgtctttctctatctgacttacctcacttagcaCTTGTGCTCatagggttcatccatgttgtctcacATGGTGGGATTCCCTCCTTTCTCATGGCCAGAGTCTCATGGcacatctttttatccaatcATGcactgatgggcatttaggtggtttccatatcttggctactgctAATAATGCTGTGGTGAGCATGGGGGTATGTAAATCTCTTTGAAATACATATGGATGTGCTCATCTACTGAGTCACTGACACATGAGAATCGTGTAGGTGTATAGAACTGACACTCGTGTGTGTGACATCTAAGGGTGTTTGGAGCTTGTAGATGTGCGTGTACATGTACTTGGGTCCCCAAATAAGAGTGAGTAGATGCCATTCTGATTTTCTGCTGAATGACTTCAGTTATAGCACTATATTCCCCCAGAGGATCTTATGATTTTTGAGACCAttctccagaaagagaagaggacacACACATGcccttttccctcaccttcctctgCTCCAGAGTCTGGTGGGAGGAAGATGATGTGCCTCAAGCCTAAGGTCTCTCTTGTGCCATTTAAATTGTAATATTTAACTGAGCTCTTCTCTAGTACTTCCCCCGAGTCCTCTTGGGCCCTGGAAAGGCCAAACACTTTCCTGAGGGTTGTGTCTACTGGGAGGTCCCCTGTGGGCAGGAGGGAGTTGTCTGCTCCTCTAGTAGCTCAGAAGCTGGCAGAGCATAAATAGCTCATTCTATGCCTGCTTCAAGCTGAACAGACACAACTGGGCTTGCCTAGCACCTCTTGAGCCTGGGGACattgccttcctcctcctggtcTACATGATCTCACCTCTTTTCTCCATTCACAGTGGTCATGCCTGACAACACTGGGAGAAGAGTCCTAAATTACATGACTGGGAAAATGGTGGGTTGAGAAAAGGCTCTTAGGTATTCCCAGGGGatgatttaaaatcatttttatttcaatcacTGGTTCTTAGGAGCTTTcattttattggtattttaaaaCTAGTTGTCTTCCGTGAGCTTATTGTGTGGTGAGCTTAAGTGCAGGTACACCGTACAGTTGGGGAATGAGGTTAGTACATTTTGCTTCAGTGGTATTTCCCTCTCACGGGTGCATATTGAGCCAGATGAAGAAGTGCTGGTAATGTAGGCTGTCACGTCGTTTTAAGACTCTGCTGTAATCTGATTGCCCAGTGATCTGTGCTCCTGAAGATCCCTCAGTTTACTGCATCGGCCCACCTGTATGCCTCGCAAAATACAGAGTCCAGGAGTGCTCCGCCCTGGGAAACAGAGAGAAAGTGGCAGAGAAAGTGGAATGACCgtaggagagaaggagaatgaggtcatgggggagggggaaggtgcAACACAGGGACGTGAGTGAGCGTGTTGTTTCTCCGTTAAGTGAGGGCGGGTCTGGCAAAGGGGATGGTGGTTGCAGTTCGGATGATTTCTAACCCTTTAGAAGATTTCACTGTTCATTGTGCGGTATATACCGTAAGAGGAAGACGGTAAGATTCAACGAGGCACTATGATGTTTGTCCGGGCTAACTGCCGACGGTGAGGCTCACATGAAGTACTGTGCCGTCAGATCTTGCAAACGTGAGGCCTCGTCTGCCACGGGGGCAGCCCATTCTGTTCAGGGACCTGCTTGCTGCCGATCTTGTGTGGGAACAAAGGCTGTCACTCTCGGAGTcttgttctcttcctcctctgtctgccagACAGAGTTGATAAGTGACCTTGGAAGCCACTGGTGGGAACTAAGATGACCAGCCCTGGAGATCTGAGACCTAGACCCCGTCCTGCATTTACATAGCATGGGACTATTGGCaaagcatattatatatatagatacaagTCTGTCTATCCATCTACCTACCCATCATCcatctattatctatcatctgtctatctctctgtaaTATGTACATGTTATATATATGGAGAGTTTCAAGGCTCAGATGTGCTCATACTgtaattccaatttttttctctcttatgtgacttttcctcttttagtGGACTACTGGAAAACAAAGCTAATCCTATGCTTAAATGATAAGATTGCTCAGTCAGATGTTTTTGCCAGAATTCTGTataccttcttcttcctcctttattttgTCCTAGCCTCCTCTCATGCTCATTTCCTCAGCGGCGCTGCCTCTGACCCTGACATTCCTGGGGGAAGTACAGGAAACAATGCATGATGCCTGTGAGaacatcccccccgcccccccgcatgTGCTAGGTCTTCATCTCTAGTTGCAGGGGCTGCCTGCAAGAAAGGACTTCCAGGTGTAATGCCCTCCCTGCCCATTGTTGGAATAGAGAAATGCAAGAGGGAGTGAGTCCAAGGACACAGCTCAAGAGACTGGTGTCTTATTACCGGGCATCAAGGATGTGCCTCCCAAATGGACATGCTCCCCCCATTTGGGAGGGAGGAAACAGGTTGATCTCATGGGTCCTCAGTAGCTGGAAACAGGTTGATCTCATGCATCCGTCTGCCAGGACAGAGGTGTGCTGAACGAAAGCCTGGCTGGAGGGTGGGCCTAAGTTATTCACTAATAAGTTTCCTGCCGCTGGATCCTCACCCTCAGAGAAGAGTAGAAAGAAGCTGAGGGAGTTTGGGGTTCAGGGACCGTCCCTTGTTTGTAAGCTCCACCATCCCTACACTACCTTGTGAA
The window above is part of the Mustela erminea isolate mMusErm1 chromosome 17, mMusErm1.Pri, whole genome shotgun sequence genome. Proteins encoded here:
- the LOC116575738 gene encoding olfactory receptor 6P1 is translated as MGNLSGGHVAEFVLVGFPTSPPFQLLLFVLFLAIYLLTLLENALIVSTIWLTPSLHRPMYFFLAHLSFLELWYINVTVPRLLGAFLTQDRRVSYVGCMTQLYFFIALACTECVLLAVMAYDRYLAICEPLRYPTLMPSSLAIRLAASSWGSGFFSSMMKLLFISRLSYCGPNIINHFFCDISPLLNLTCSDKEQAELVDFLLALVMILLPLLAVVSSYAAIIAAIVRIPTAQGRRKAFSTCASHLAVVVIYYSSTLFTYARPRAMYTFNHNKIISVLYTVIVPFLNPAIYCLRNKEVKDALRKSVLGRCHYSRDVPD